DNA from Aerosakkonema funiforme FACHB-1375:
GTTTCTGTTGTCCCCAAGCCTTTACCTATGCCAGCAGTCAGGAGACTGTTTCCGGAAATATCTATATTTCTGCCACTGATGGTAATGCTACCACCTCGATCGCCGATCGCGTTGATACCGCTTTTATTGATAATTGACACATTTGCTAATGGGACAGGCGAGACGCCTATCCCACTATCCCCACTATCGGGAAATTGTAAAGATGTTTGATTAAATGTCTCTACATCAGTATTTACTCCTACTGTTCCTTCTCCTGCCAATCCACCCAACTCAACACGACCGCCGGCACTCTGCAAAATGCCGCCATCAATAATTACATTGCCGCCGACTAATGCTAAAGTATTGCCGTCTCGAACTTCTAGGGGATTTAAGCTGCGATCGAAACTTTCTTTTGTGCCAGTAGTACCGAATTCCTGACCTTTTCCTTGCACGCGAATTTCGCCTGGATTCGCGCCATATTGCAAGCCAACGGGTACGTTGACGCTCAGCAATGGCGTTTGGGTATTTGTGGTGCTAAACTCTATGCGATCGGCAAATTTAATAGTGTTTGCCGTTGAAGCAAAAAACGAGCCACCGATATTCAATTGTGCGTTAGGGCCAAAAATAATTCCATTTGGATTGAGTAAAAATAAGTTGGCGACGCCGTTAGCGCGAATTAACCCATCAATATTAGATATCGAGTTACCCGTTACCCTGGTAAATATATTCTGAATATCCAGTTTATTGTTGAAAAGTACTTCTGTACCGGTGGGTACGGAAAATTCCCTAAAACTGTGAAATAAGTTGCTACCTGCTGCGGTTCCTCCTTCTATGAGGTTGGTATTACCCTGTGGAGTAACTGTGGAATTTACCGGCAGCGTTGCATCGGGGACGATTTGGCCGATTGCGTGTTGCGCCAACGGACACATCCAGAAACTGAATAATGCAGGCCAAAACAGGAAAGAGCATTTTTTCATAGCCGTCTATTTTTTTTAAGTAACGTCTTTATTCGATTTGACAATTACTCGCACGTTCCAGGAGTAATCGCCAGCCAGCGGAAGCAAAACGCGCCAGCCAATACATCCAAAAAGAAGTCGGAACTAGCCAAGTAATCGGTAAATGTCCGACAGGTACATCATCAGTGAAAGTTATTTCATTGTAGCCGATCCATTTTTCGCCATTTCGCCAACCTACTCGTTCGGCTAGTTGATGGTAATCTTTGTTAACTTCATTGTAAATTTTATTGATTATGCTGAATCCAAAACGTCCTTGGCTGTAATGAATCCAAAGGCGATCGATCTTACGCAATTCTGCACAAGGAAATTTTTTCATATCATCTTGAGTCAGCAAGCAATCTTTGCGTTTATCTGCACCAGCAATTGATAACATCAGTGTTCTGGTTTCTAAATCTGCTTCTTTCCATTTTTTATTAGCGAGTAAGTCGCGTAGTTTTGTATAGTCAGGATTAAGATTTGATATCATGTTTGGTGGAGTAATATGAGGATATTTTTTTACCGCAGATGTGTGCAGATGAACGCAGATGAACGCAGATGAAGAGTTGGAATTTGGGTTTTTTTATTTTAATTGAGGTGTTGGGTTAAGGTGGCTCGATCGCACACGACAGTTTCCCATTTTATATCGCGATTTGATATGTTTTGGTAATTAAATCGATTGACAAAGTTTTTGGCGATTTCCTCAATTT
Protein-coding regions in this window:
- a CDS encoding GUN4 domain-containing protein, producing MISNLNPDYTKLRDLLANKKWKEADLETRTLMLSIAGADKRKDCLLTQDDMKKFPCAELRKIDRLWIHYSQGRFGFSIINKIYNEVNKDYHQLAERVGWRNGEKWIGYNEITFTDDVPVGHLPITWLVPTSFWMYWLARFASAGWRLLLERASNCQIE